From a region of the Impatiens glandulifera chromosome 4, dImpGla2.1, whole genome shotgun sequence genome:
- the LOC124935082 gene encoding protein TRACHEARY ELEMENT DIFFERENTIATION-RELATED 7A-like — protein MEFSFHSLLILLLVVITLSTIVVDADTNAVSPLPQVIHKPHKKPHPSHPPPPTGNLTPIPYYLSESDHFVKPPSIQKPTPAPHHPSPPIQKPIPAPHHQSPPVEGEAPLEGKLPPHKSKPKHRKHPPPPIY, from the coding sequence ATGGAGTTTAGTTTTCATTCATTGTTGATCTTGTTACTGGTGGTAATTACTCTCTCCACCATCGTCGTCGATGCTGACACAAATGCAGTGTCTCCTTTACCTCAGGTGATCCATAAACCGCATAAGAAACCACATCCATCGCATCCACCGCCACCCACAGGGAATCTTACTCCAATTCCGTACTATCTATCAGAGTCGGACCATTTTGTGAAGCCTCCGTCCATACAGAAGCCTACACCAGCTCCGCATCATCCATCGCCGCCAATACAAAAGCCTATACCAGCTCCGCATCATCAATCACCGCCAGTTGAGGGGGAAGCGCCACTTGAGGGGAAACTTCCACCTCATAAAAGTAAGCCAAAACATAGAAAACATCCCCCTCCACCCATTTACTAG